The genomic region GGAAATGCCTTTACCGCctacttttatattttttaatttttttttatagttatttATCGCAAACTAATGAATAAACTGCTGGACTATTGTCATTTGAATACGCGGCTTTGTTTAGAAAGGGGTTTAGACCACGCGTGAAATTGCCTCGAGTTGCTGGTTTGCGCAGTCGAAAACAGTCGAGTGCAAAGGCTTAACACCCTAAACAAGATTTGGacgcatttttatttgcaatcaATTTAATAAACATTCTTCTTTCCTAATTAGAGGCAAAATTATATGCATGGGGCAAAATAGGGGCCTTTGCGCCCAGCAACTTCGTCACTTGCCAACGAAcaaaggaaatttaaatttcatggTTGTCAACACGTTCGCGCGAACATGTTTGTGACATCTCGGAGCTGATTGAAACAGCATTCCGCTTGACACGCGCTTGACATTACGTCACTTGGAATGATCATTCCGCGCGGATCACTCGTAAATTTAAAACAGTCTCGGAAGAAGTTGCtaaaatttcatttgtttgattgtAAAGAAGGGTGTCCTGAAAGCATTTCATGCACGAACGTAAGTCCATGAATGTAGGGATTGTATTGTTAAGCAAATTAACtaattgtgtgtgttttttcttcatttctacATGTGTATTTTTGATGCTCCATGTTACACGTCGAATGAACAGTCGTGAAGTTGCTGCATTGTGATTTTTTACACTGTTGGTGCACCAAGTATGCTTTGGCGCTCTTTTTAATGAGAACAGACGTTTAGCTTTGGTTTTGTAAAGTGACTACACTCTAGTGAAAAGACTTACTGCAAAAAATTCAACACATATTTCGTGTAGATTGTGACCAACCATAACCGCACATTACCGTTTCTGATTAATTTCGTGCGCTACTGTGAAGTAAAAATGGCGTCAACGGATAAATTACAGTTGCATGTCAAACTATTAAATGGACGATTAGTGATTGAGGGCATCGGTAGGCAAATTGCCATCAGTAGTTTGGTGACAATGGAACGTTTCCTGGAAAAGCCTAATGCCGAAGAATTACGCGTTATTGCCACGGACTGCATTACTATCGATGCAGATTTGAAGAACACGCATTGGCACGGGAAGAATATAGTGATGCTAACGGATGCGATAATAGTTACCAAACCTGTTACGTTTGACGTttcgggaaagaaaaatgatcatGTCTACCCCGAAGATGCCGGCACCGATAAAGGTGGTGACGGTATGCAAGGCAAGGACGGTTATCCTGGTGAAAGTGGCGGAAATGTTCTGATACTGGCAAACAGTATtgaaaatgctagaaacttgACAATTGTATCGAACGGTGGAGATGGAAGCAACGGTCAAAATGGTGGCCCTGGAAGAGACGGAGAAAATGGCACCGGAATTGGTTTGAGTGAGTTTTTGCGCAAATTTCCCGTGACTGCGGCGTTTGCCCCACATGCTAGAAGAAGTCCGTTCATCACAACAATTGAAAGTATTGAACGGTGTGCACGTACCACTAACTGCCAGTGGATTCTCACTCCCGGCTTTTCATCAAACAAGTTTGTATTGGAGAAAGCACGACCGGTAGCACCCAATTGCTGCATATTTATAGAGGCCGTTACAcacgaaggaaatgaaataacattttcttacgAATGTGGAAGCGAAATAGCTGTCAATTGCCAGTCGTTCTTGTTGTTCAAGGGTTCCCCGGGTAAAAGTGGCGGCAACGGGGGACAAGGTGGTCTTGGTGGCCAGGGTGGGTACGCTGGTGAGGTAATAGTCGCGATCTTTGAAGAAGGTAAAAAGTTTGAGATAAGAAAAACCACCCAACAGGGAAGAGATGGGAAATCTGGATCGGGAGGCCTGTATGGCAGTCACGGGAAAAATGGATGGGACATGGGCTATACCGACTATTCGGTGTCAAACTTTTTCACCGAATCTTGGCCAAAATACTTCGGTCTGGATGGCAATAGTAAACTCGCAGTGGAATACCATAGCGAAAACTCAAGTTCGCGTGTTTATTGTACCTACAAGGATATGTACGCTACGATCAAGCGATCCGAAATCGACGTTATGCGACAAACACAATTTACCGAGTTTCACAATAAGAGAGATGAACGCGATCGCAAACATTACGCTCTTGCAACTAGGAAAAAACCAATTCTGGAAACTGCTATACGTCAAACTTACTCGAAGTATCTAAACTTACTTCCGCAAGTCGAATGTGCCACCCAAGATCCTACCAAAAGAGTACAGCGAGAGGAAAGTAACATAAAATCGAATATAACATGTTTTGTTCAATCTGATAccaaaaaatatatagcacAAAAACAGGCCTTCGAATCACGTACCAAGCGACATGTACAATTCCTTTCGCAAACTAATAACTACGCTCGGAAAGGATATGCCACTCAAATGCATGCACAGGATCACGGTATCATCGATGCATCAGGTATCATTAATTCATTGTCAATTCAACTTTCATCTACTAGAGCGTCGGAAGTAGGAACGGTACTACAAACTATCGCTATTTCCGCCTTTGACCTTCAACCTCTCTTTAACGACCTagaaaatgtgaagcaaagTTTCACAAAAGAACCTGCAGGAAAGATTCGTACGCTTCAGTGGTTGGAAGAGTTAATGATCAAAAAGTACAAAATCGCGATATTGGAAGAAGTAGCTAAAACGTTGCCCAATTATGAAAAGTTTAATCCAAACGTTCTGCGCTCTTTGACAGCCGAAGAAGCTACCCGATACCTTATAGCAGGTTCCGTCGGTGAGAAACAAATCTCACACCCTCTGTTGGGACGACTCAATCAGTACCTGTTTGTAAATTCCCACGAACAACGCAATAGGATGTCCGCATACTGTAGAGAAGAGCTACCAAGCAATCATACCGTTCTCGGACGGGCGCTGGAACTGTACGTTTTCGATGCGGGTCAATCGGACACACCGCCAGACTGCATCAGAAATTACTTCGATGAATATAGGAGTTTTTTCGAACAATCGAAATGGACTGTTAGTTCTTCGTTCGAGCAATTTATGCGGCAACTTGCGGAGCCAAAGAATGAGGATTTTTTACGCCTAATGGAGGAACGTAACACTAGAGGGGAACCATTCGAGGGGTTCGATGCCAAATATGATTATTTGGCTTGTCAGTACAAATTCCTTGCTAGCTGGATAAAGTGCTGCAATGATGCAGATGTGCGTAATCAATTTTGTGAATTCGTGAAAAATACCGGCGCAGAATCTAAAACTTATCGGGAATTATTGTCTTTGATCTTCGATGTGAACATTCGTTTATATCGAAAGGATTTAGAAGACGAGATGTTTCTgcaagaaaatttaaatgctTCGTCCAACACAGTGGTCTATTTGCTCCGTGAAGCCACTGAACTCGTTCAACTGAGCATCGATAAAAATAACTTACATCTACAGCATGAACGACGAAAGAAGGATAAAACATTCGAAAAGATTCTTACTAAAATTAGAACATTAAATCATAAGCAGGACCTTGATCAAAGCTTGCACTCGATCACTTTTTgggataaaaattcaaaagaaatATCTCCTAGTGTAGAGTGTGAAAATGGTGATCCGCAGgtcataataaaatattttcctcaGGAGGAAAGGCTCGAATTAGGCGTGAGGCTTTCAAAAATGACACCAGCATACATTGGACAAGAAGGAATCTTATTTCACTTGCAGAATAGATTCGCTTGTGAAGGACGACATGTATCATGTGAAGAGATGTACTTCTTCATTAATTCTATCCTGTCTTATTTCCTAGAAGGAGGACAAGAGCAGTACACGTTCGCTTGGCTCATTGCAGCGTATCCTCAACGTAATTGGACGGACGAATTGGTTTTACTTCgcttggaaaattattttaaggcACAATTAAAAGAGAAAGCAAAATGGCGAGTGTACTTAtcgaaaatacaaaacaaagaagttTTGATACTGCTTAGTGCTAACTTAGTTCAAGCGAAATCACTAACTACTGGTCGGATGGAAACCATTTTGTACCTATTGAGTCATATTAATAGTGGATCAGTCTTTCTTGAACGATTGGAGTTGTCCGAGTGGCCATATGTACTCAAAGAAAAGTTTTGGCTTAGCAAACTGAAAGAAGTTTGTAATGTTAAAGGCGATGATGATTTATCAACCGCTTCCTACTATGTCCTCTCTATAGAAAATATGTACGGCACAgagttggtggaaaatttgttgaaaatactCCATGAAAAAATAACGGCCGAAAGAGTAAGCTCTAACACATTTATCACCATATTGTCTTACTTCCATAACGGGAAATGGAATCTTTCCGACGCAGACTTGCAGAAACTGAAATACGGCCGTTGCAGTGAATGGATGACATTAATGAATGTAAAGTATAATTCATCAAATGATAAGCGCAACATTTCACAATTGGTTGAGATGATCATGTGTAATGCTAATAGTTTTGAGCTTGTTAAAAAGAACATTGAAAGATCGATCATTGAAATAAATGAGAGGAACTACGAGATTAAGAAGAATATACCCGTCAAATTCAAAGGAATTGTGAACTTCCAATCAAACACTAAAATGGTACACAAGTTTACCGAGAACGACATTCGAATGTGGGCCAAATACTTTAGCGCAAGGGAGTATAAAACCGAGGTGGGAGATCTTCAGGAAATGCTTGCCGTGATCGATCGAGCAGTAGTGCTCAAAAGAGGTTTCAATCTTCGCGATACTCAAAAACTAGCTGTGCTGACTTTATTGGCAAATGGCCGCAGTATCTTGGCCCAAGTTTCCACAGGAGAAGGCAAATCATTGATCGTAGTGGCAGCTGCCATAATGAAAGCATTGTTCGGGGAGAAAGTCGATATAGTAACTAGCTCTTCAGTTCTGGCTAAGCGTGATGCAGAAAATAACAATGATATCTACAGCTTGTTCGGTATCACCGTTTCACATAATTGTAGTGAAGATACAGAGAAACGTAGAGAAGCTTATGTGCTATGCCAAGTAGTGTATGGCGATCTGGGAAGTTTCCAACGAGATTATCTGTTGGATCGATTCTATGGGAAGAATATACTCGGAGATCGTGACTTCACGAACGTCATTGTGGACGAGGTCGACAGTATGCTTGTCGACAAAGGCAATAATATGCTGTACCTATCGCATGATATACCTTGGATGGACAAGCTGGAATCGGTGTATCTCTTCATTTGGCAACGGATCAATCGACCCGAACAAATTGTCTATTCATTTGATCTGGAAGTAAAATGTATCGAAGCGGCAGTCTTGAGCGATTTGTATGGCATGATTAGGGAACAGGATATTGCGAAAATTGATGTGACACTTAGTGATCGCGATTGTAAAGTGATATGGTTAGAATTGGTAAATTCCGAAGATGCTTGACGAACGAGGCAGGTTGTTGATAGAATCCTTAGACGGATTGAAGATAAGTGAGTCATTGACGCCCGAATTCTCGAGATACACCGATCGTATAAGCTTTCTTCTCCAAGCAACCATTGACAGGGAAAGAGTCGTACTGGTCCCGAATCATCTTCGATCGTTTGTTGAAAGACATCTGAAGCAGTGGATAAAAAGTGGTATAACTGCATTCTTTATGAATCCGGGACATGACTATGTGGTGGACGTGGACAGAACAGGTACGAGCTCGGATCGTAATGCCAATATCATCATTTTAGACAAAGATACGGGAACGGATCAAGCGAACTCGCAATGGGATGAAGCGTTGCATCAATTTTTGCAATTGAAGCATGGCTGTAAGCTGTCCATGCTCAGCCTGAAGGCCGTGTTTATTTCAAACGTTTCCTATTTCAAACTCTATCGCCAGCTGTACGGCTTAACGGGCACATTAGGATCCGAGACAGAGTTGGACTTACTACGGGAAATACACAACGTTGATTTCGTGACGATTCCTACCTCTTATGTGAAACAATTCCAGGAAGTAGCACCATTTATCTGCTGCGATAGAGAGGAATGGATTAAAAGCGTATGTAATCAGGCACAATTAGTTACTGGAGTAGAAAAACGATCggttttgattatttgtgCAACAGTCAAAGATGTTCTGATCCTACATAAAGCGCTAGGCGGAAAGGAAGCCACGCACGTCCATTGCTATGTGCGCGATTACGAAGAGTTTGCGATAGCCAAAGGTGACAAAAAACTAGACCAGGGGCAAATAATTGTGGCAACGAACTTGGCCGGTCGTGGTACCGATATACAAATTACAGATGCGTTGAGGAACGCCGGAGGACTACACGTATTATTAACATACCTTCCGGGCAACAAGCGGATTGAGGAACAAGCGTTTGGAAGAGCAGCTCGTAGTGGTGATAAAGGTTCCGGCCAAATTATCGTTGAGTATTCGAAAGATGCAAAGTCTACAATCTTTGACATGAAAACGGAACGCGACACAGGCGAGGTGTTACGCGTTTCAGAAATTAAAAGGTACTACCATAACCGAATCATTGCTGAAGAACGTTACTTTCAAGTGTTTAAGAATCAGTATGAACAACTGAAGAAGAAACTAAACTATAATCAGATCCCTGACGAGCTGGaagaaattttaatgaaaagcTGTTTGGATAGATGGGCGTTTTGGTTGGATAATCATAGCGAGACTTTAACCGCTGGGGAAGATGGATATAAAGATGAAAGCTTCGATCGGCTTATCTCCCATTTCAAACAGCTCTATAGAGGACTTTTAACACAAGCAAAAACCATCCAACCCGTAACTTGGATTCCATGGGTTGAGGGAATTCCAGCACAAATGGTGAAGCTGGCAAAATACCTTTCGCAGCAAAAGTCGGGGACTTACAAAGATCTGTCTGGGACCTGTATAAGACTGTATGAAAACGTCATTAGGAGTGAGCCTTTCTTTTCTGAAGCAGCGCACTACTATAAGGCGTTTGCGATAGCGAAACAAATAGATTGGGCACAAAAGCCTCTGGACAGTATAAACATAACATTGATTCGACAGTTCCAGCGCGAATTACGGGCGGCAGGAACACTGTTTGAAACACATAGCCAATTAGCTACAACTGCTGCCGCTAGTATTACCAACTTAATACTGCACGTTGGGGAACGTTGTTTACGAGTCAACGGCTACGGGGAACAGAAAAAGCACGTGGCTGATCTTTACTCTAGGTTCGTCCGGTCCATTGACGATATCCTAGGGCATCACATCACTCCGGAATCATTTGAAAATCACGAAGTGGAGTTTCATATGGCAGAGTGTCTTTTTAAGGACCTACTAAAAGCTGGAATTCTTCTTAAAGCTACagtagagaagaaaaatatatcccAAAAGAACCTTAGAACAGTAGGCCAGGCCTATGGAATATCTGCAAAACGGCTGGAAAGATTCTTAACGCAGTACACCACGCACATCCATggagaaaagtttgaaaaggatcTCGAACAGGCGATAGAGTTGCCTGGCAGGGAGCATTTTTGGAAGATACTAACGACCCAGGGTGTTTTGCATGGAACGATAAGCTATGTCATTGTCGACCAAGCAAAAATGGATACAGTTGATCCTTCGCTACTACATTTCCTAAGGCAGAGAGTACaggagaatgagttgaaaACGGAAACCATAGAGTGCACCAGCAAGCAAATAGTTCTTTACGGAGAGTCCGTATCTTCGCTTAGCGATAGGGAGTTCGTTTTCgtgaaggaaaagtttatcgAGACCGTCGGTAGAACAAAGTATCAGTTTCTCCAAGAGCACAAGGTAGTGTCGTTTAACAAAAAGGCCTCCGTCGATGCCACTAAGCTGCAGTCAGCTAGTTTACCTTGTTTTGATTCCATCACCGTGGAAGATTTTGTGGAGAAAACAATAATTAGCAGGATGGAAGCTGAAACCATTTTGTCGGAGCTGGTTCAACACCAAATTCTTCGTAAACACCGTCATCAGGCAGGATCGTATGCGCTAGCGATAAACTTTGATGAAATGCCGTACGATCAGGTTCTGTCCTGTACCGCCTACGAGCCGACCGTTCGGAACCTTTTGTCGGTTTGTTTCAGTTATCGGCTGGTTTTGCAAAAACTGATCCGACAGGTAGCGGAAAAAGCAACTCCGATCCGCCTGGAACTGCTATCTCGACCGCACCGTAGTCtagtattttatttgcttgaGCAAAAACTTGTTAACCCAATCAAGGTGATGAAAGGTGACATTGATCATGAATACAAAAAATCTCTAAAGCAGAGTTACACTAACCAGGAACTTCATATGTTGCTCAATGCGGGTGAAGTAGGTGCTTCGTTAAATGTTATCAAAACTTTCGAACGACTTTCGCTGTTGCAGTGGATCGTGCCAAAACCCGACCATCGCTACAGTATTTCTGATGCCTCGAAGCGACGCGCACTACGAAACATTATACTTGACGTTGGAGAAGGAGCATCGAAAAGATCGTACGACAGCTatgaaacggttgaaaaaCGGTTTGACAATCGTTTGAAGTTAACGAAAGATGACGTTGTCTTCAAACATGTAGTGGAGAGGTTGAACAGTTTAAGGGGTTCTTTACATACGCGCAAAGTCCCTGAGGTGGCGTTTACATCTTTACTTGATTGTAATGATATCGAGCACCATGTAAATGTAGAGGAAGTGCGCCTATTTTTCATCAATGGTATGGATCAACTGGTTCACCTAGAAGAGCAAAAATGGACGAAAGAAATGCTCGTCAATACCGGAATAGTGGTCGCGATGGGAATTGCTCAGTTTGCTATAGGTGCTGCAGTGGAACTGTGCTTCGCTGGGATTTTGGCTCACGGTGGGATCGCACTGATCAACGAAGGTATAAACGATCTCATCTACGCCACTACGGCCTTCCACTCGGGATACTTCAGCTGGCAGGACTATGGAAAGTATAAGCTTCAGAGTGTTTGTTTGATGGTTGCCACTGCCGGAGTATCGAGTTTGCTTTCCAGAGTCAACCAACTACCACGCTTCGGCTTCAAACTTATTGGGCCCAGTTTAAACGCGCTAGCAGGGCCGATCGTAAGCGCACAGCAGGTAGCTGGAACCGTTGGTGTTCCAACGGTCGCAAGACAAATCGCAACACACGTCCTCAGGAAAACAACACTAAGTGTGACCGAAACGGTGGTGGACACTATGGCAGAAAGGTACCTACAATCCCAGTGTAATTTGCTGGAAAGAGATTGTTTGGCAAAAACGATGGACAAGATAAATAAACACCCTGTTTTGAATACACTCAAGCGATCCTATGATGCGCTTGGCGAAGAAGATGCATGGACGCTCGTGTCGAGTGCAACCAACAGCACGTACGAAGCACAGAGGCGTGTGGTGGAATATCTTGCAAACACCAGACATACGATGACTGTTGCAATTTCAGGCAAAACGGAAGCTCAACCCGTCGGTGCTTTATCGAAAGCAGTTTCGCTGCGTGAACGTAGTATCGAGCTATCAAGAGTTTGTCGTTATGCAGATGATCTATTATATAGTTTGAACATCTTAATGAAAACCAAACTTGACCTAACGAAGCCATTAGCCAGGCAACCactagaagaaaaaggaacaaaaggctatgcaatttttcaaaagaaagTAATAACATTGTGGGAGGAGTTATTTAAGAAAAGCATCGGTGATGTCATCTCGCAGGGCGATGTGTATGCGACACGGAAAGAAAGCACCAATGTTGAGAGGTCGTATATAAGGTATTCAAACAAGAACACGGAGTATGATGTACGGCTTAAGGAGcttaaacaacaacacaaggAAAAGCTTGAGCGTGAACGTCGCGATGAGGAATCACTAACCAGTTTAGTTAACCACACACAAAAGTATCATCAAGACTTACTCAGGCTGATGTACAAAACTAGGAACCCATCTCTTCTTGCAGCCATCATCCGGGAAAACGTTCCGATGAATTTCATGTGTGCCAGTGCTTGCACCTTTTTGGCGTGTAACCTTGTGCTAAGGCGAGGTGTTAGCTTGTCAGCAAAAGTCGTCATTGAAGGAGAAAATGGGTTGCGGGTCACGTTTTCTGTCGCACCAACTGGGGTGACGGATAGGGCTATCAATATTCGAATTCAGGATAATCTTTACGAAGTTTCCGGAAGCGGTGGGAACTCATGCTTTTCCAGCTCCGGTCCCTGCTTGTTGAACGCTCTAGCTACAGCGATTCCCGAGTTTCATATTGTAGGAGGTAATTCCTTTAGGCATGAGTTAGCTGCCGCCATTGCCAAAGATCCTGTATTACAATACCAAATTAAGCAAAATTACCACACTCTACCTCAAGAAGTGAGATCGTTTGGTC from Anopheles coustani chromosome 3, idAnoCousDA_361_x.2, whole genome shotgun sequence harbors:
- the LOC131266465 gene encoding LOW QUALITY PROTEIN: uncharacterized protein LOC131266465 (The sequence of the model RefSeq protein was modified relative to this genomic sequence to represent the inferred CDS: deleted 1 base in 1 codon), encoding MERFLEKPNAEELRVIATDCITIDADLKNTHWHGKNIVMLTDAIIVTKPVTFDVSGKKNDHVYPEDAGTDKGGDGMQGKDGYPGESGGNVLILANSIENARNLTIVSNGGDGSNGQNGGPGRDGENGTGIGLNLQKLKYGRCSEWMTLMNVKYNSSNDKRNISQLVEMIMCNANSFELVKKNIERSIIEINERNYEIKKNIPVKFKGIVNFQSNTKMVHKFTENDIRMWAKYFSAREYKTEVGDLQEMLAVIDRAVVLKRGFNLRDTQKLAVLTLLANGRSILAQVSTGEGKSLIVVAAAIMKALFGEKVDIVTSSSVLAKRDAENNNDIYSLFGITVSHNCSEDTEKRREAYVLCQVVYGDLGSFQRDYLLDRFYGKNILGDRDFTNVIVDEVDSMLVDKGNNMLYLSHDIPWMDKLESVYLFIWQRINRPEQIVYSFDLEVKCIEAAVLSDLYGMIREQDIAKIDVTLSDRDCKVIWLELVNSKMLDERGRLLIESLDGLKISESLTPEFSRYTDRISFLLQATIDRERVVLVPNHLRSFVERHLKQWIKSGITAFFMNPGHDYVVDVDRTGTSSDRNANIIILDKDTGTDQANSQWDEALHQFLQLKHGCKLSMLSLKAVFISNVSYFKLYRQLYGLTGTLGSETELDLLREIHNVDFVTIPTSYVKQFQEVAPFICCDREEWIKSVCNQAQLVTGVEKRSVLIICATVKDVLILHKALGGKEATHVHCYVRDYEEFAIAKGDKKLDQGQIIVATNLAGRGTDIQITDALRNAGGLHVLLTYLPGNKRIEEQAFGRAARSGDKGSGQIIVEYSKDAKSTIFDMKTERDTGEVLRVSEIKRYYHNRIIAEERYFQVFKNQYEQLKKKLNYNQIPDELEEILMKSCLDRWAFWLDNHSETLTAGEDGYKDESFDRLISHFKQLYRGLLTQAKTIQPVTWIPWVEGIPAQMVKLAKYLSQQKSGTYKDLSGTCIRLYENVIRSEPFFSEAAHYYKAFAIAKQIDWAQKPLDSINITLIRQFQRELRAAGTLFETHSQLATTAAASITNLILHVGERCLRVNGYGEQKKHVADLYSRFVRSIDDILGHHITPESFENHEVEFHMAECLFKDLLKAGILLKATVEKKNISQKNLRTVGQAYGISAKRLERFLTQYTTHIHGEKFEKDLEQAIELPGREHFWKILTTQGVLHGTISYVIVDQAKMDTVDPSLLHFLRQRVQENELKTETIECTSKQIVLYGESVSSLSDREFVFVKEKFIETVGRTKYQFLQEHKVVSFNKKASVDATKLQSASLPCFDSITVEDFVEKTIISRMEAETILSELVQHQILRKHRHQAGSYALAINFDEMPYDQVLSCTAYEPTVRNLLSVCFSYRLVLQKLIRQVAEKATPIRLELLSRPHRSLVFYLLEQKLVNPIKVMKGDIDHEYKKSLKQSYTNQELHMLLNAGEVGASLNVIKTFERLSLLQWIVPKPDHRYSISDASKRRALRNIILDVGEGASKRSYDSYETVEKRFDNRLKLTKDDVVFKHVVERLNSLRGSLHTRKVPEVAFTSLLDCNDIEHHVNVEEVRLFFINGMDQLVHLEEQKWTKEMLVNTGIVVAMGIAQFAIGAAVELCFAGILAHGGIALINEGINDLIYATTAFHSGYFSWQDYGKYKLQSVCLMVATAGVSSLLSRVNQLPRFGFKLIGPSLNALAGPIVSAQQVAGTVGVPTVARQIATHVLRKTTLSVTETVVDTMAERYLQSQCNLLERDCLAKTMDKINKHPVLNTLKRSYDALGEEDAWTLVSSATNSTYEAQRRVVEYLANTRHTMTVAISGKTEAQPVGALSKAVSLRERSIELSRVCRYADDLLYSLNILMKTKLDLTKPLARQPLEEKGTKGYAIFQKKVITLWEELFKKSIGDVISQGDVYATRKESTNVERSYIRYSNKNTEYDVRLKELKQQHKEKLERERRDEESLTSLVNHTQKYHQDLLRLMYKTRNPSLLAAIIRENVPMNFMCASACTFLACNLVLRRGVSLSAKVVIEGENGLRVTFSVAPTGVTDRAINIRIQDNLYEVSGSGGNSCFSSSGPCLLNALATAIPEFHIVGDFTTDD